CATGTTACCGTAGAAGATGTTTCAGCAAATGCAGAGAGGGCTAAAGGAGAGCGATTATTAGGAGTAGACCCCGAAAGCGGAAAAAACGTATATGTTCGTTTGGGGAGATACGGAGCAATGGTACAGATAGGAGAGGTAACAAATGAAGAAAAACCGAAGTTTGCGGGCCTGCAAGGTGAACAGACGATGAATACCATTACCCTTGAAGAAGCATTAGAGCTGTTTCAACTACCAAAAATAATAGGGCAATACGAATCAAATGAAGTGATTATTGCTAATGGAAGATTTGGACCATATATAAAATTTGACGGGAAATTTATTTCTTTAAACAAAGGAGAAAACCCAATGTCCGTAGATATGGACAGAGCTATTGAGTTAATAGAATCCAAAAGAAAAGCAGACGCTCCGATAGGACATTATCAGCAGTTACCCGTCCAAAAAGGAGTGGGCAGGTTTGGGCCGTTTATCAAATGGAACGGGATGTTTATCAACGTCAATAAAAAATATGATTTCGATCATTTAAGTCAATCGGATTTAGAACAATTAATAGAAGACAAATTGCAGAAAGAAAGAGAAAAATTAATTCATTATTGGGGAGATGTCGGGATTCGGGTAGAAAAAGCACGTTGGGGAAGGTTTCACATCATAAAAGGAAAAATTAAAATCGAGTTGCCAAAAACAACAGCTATTGAGAACCTTTCAAAGGAAGAAGCCGTAAAAATGATGGAAGCGAAAACTCCAAAAAAGAAAGTTGCAAAAAAAGCAACTGAAAAAAAGTAATAGGGCACGTATTTATATTTTATTACATGAACTTTGATTTTTTAACCCCTGTAGAAGAAACGATAACAACGGATGTCGCACCGTTAAACTCCCAAACCGTAGGAAGTAATATTACGATTCATTCCGCGTATAATTCAACCTTTGAATGGGATCATGCGCAGATAGCTATTTTAGGAGTAGAAGAAAACAGCAATGCGGAAAAGACAGGGAACGGTAAAGAATTACATTTTATCAGAGCGTGTTTATACCGGCTATTTATAGGGAAATGGACAACCAAAATTGCCGATTTTGGAAATATAAAAAAAGGAAATACAGCGTCCGATACCCATTTTGCAGTTAAAGAAATTATAGGCTCGCTCTTAAAAAAGAACATCATTCCAATCCTCATTGGAGGAGATCAAAGTCTTACTTTTGCAAATTACAAAGCATATGACCTTATAGAACAGACAGTAAATCTGACCACTGTAGACAGCATGTTTGATCTGGGTACTTTAGAAGATACCCTATCTTCTGACAATTATTTAAGTAAGATCATTATGCAAACACCTAACAACTTGTTCAACTACAGTAATATAGGCTATCAGACCTATTTTAATTCTCAGGAAGAAATAGCACTTTTAAAAGACCTTCATTTTGATATATATCGGTTAGGAACATCCAAAAATATGGAATTGATCGAATCGGTGTTAAGAGATACGGATATGGTGAGTATAGATATCGGTTGTATCAGGCAAAGCGAAGCTCCGGCAGGTAATCATGCATCTCCTAACGGTTTTTACGGGGAAGAAATCTGTGCTATTTCCAAGTATGCGGGAATCAGCGATAAAGTATCTTCTTTTGGAATTTACGAATACAATGCTGCTCTTGACACGAATCATCAAACGGCTCATTTGATAGCACAAATGATATGGTATTTTATTGAAGGGGTAAATGCAAGAGCAAAAGATTATCCGTATTGCACAAAAGATAACTATCAGAAATTCATTGTTTTATTTGATGATGATGATCCTATTCATTTTTATAAAAGCGATAAAACAGGAAGGTGGTGGATGGAGATAAATTTAATAAAAGATAATAAATATAAAAGACATGCGTTAATACCTTGTACATACCAAGATTATATGGAAGCAATGAATCAAAAAATACCGGAAAGATGGTATTTGGCGATGAGAAAAATGATATAATTTAAAGATAGATAAATACTTTGTTTTAAAATACCGATGATTGATTGTATTTTAGCAAAAAAAATAATAGGTTTACGAACTTTTTTTGGAAGATTTAATAAGAATATGAAGAAAATAGTATTATATATTTTACTGGCGATATTCATCTGCAGTTGTGGCTCTAATGACAGAGGTGAGCTGGTGGGGGTTAAAACAAAAGGACAATGGTTTACGGAAAAACCATACGGAATGACGCTGATTCCCGCAGGTTCTTTTACCATGGGGAAACAAGATGAAGATATCATAGGAACATTAGATGCTCCGGCAAGAACCGTAACCGTTAGGGCTTATTATATGGATGAAACCGAAATTACAAATTCCGAATATAAGCAATTTGTATTTTGGGTAAGAGACTCTGTCGTAAGAACCAAATTAGCACTTCAATCGGAATTTGTTTCGGCAGGAGACTCGTTGTCTTCGGGAGGTATTCACGATTATGCTTTTAAGGTAATAGATACTTCCGGTGCAAATGCATATAATAAATATATGTTTGAAAACTACTATGAAATAGGATATGATTCCTTAAGACCATTAAGTTGGGAAAATGATATTATCTGGGAACTTTCCGAATATCCGGATGTAGATTACGTAGAAGTAATGGATTCCTTATACATTAAAAAAGAGGAATCATCAAACGGAATACGAATTTTTAATAACAAATATTTAAATTACAGATATTCTTGGTTCGATGGGGCGTCGGCAGCCAGAGTGAAAGGAGACAGAAAAGATTTTCTTAAAACGGAAATGTTAAACATCTACCCTGATACTACGGTTTGGGTAAGAGATTTCAACTATTCTTATAATGACCCGATGCATCAGGACTACTTTTATCACCAGGCATATGCAGACTATCCGGTAGTAGGAGTGAACTGGTATCAGGCAAAAGCATTTTGTAATTGGAGAACCAAATACAAAAATGACCGAATCAGAGGAAAAAAGAGAACACTGCCCGTATCTGCATTCAGACTGCCAACGGAAGCAGAATGGGAATATGCTGCCAGAGGGGGGTTGGAATTTGCCAAATATCCTTGGGGAGGGCCAACCGCTACAAGTGACAGAGGATGCTTTCTGGCCAACTTCAAACCTGTCAGAGGAAACTATGCAGTAGACGGAGCGCTCTATACCGTAGAAGCAAAATCGTACAATGCAAACGATTTCGGATTGTATAATATGGCAGGTAATGTTGCCGAATGGACAAATACCGCGTACAACCCTTCTTCGTATTATTTAGGTTCTACCATAAACCCGAATGTGGAAGATATAAAAAATAAAAGAAAAATCATACGAGGAGGCTCATGGAAAGACGTAGCTTACTTCCTTGAAGTGGCCTCAAGAGATTTCGAATATGCAGATACAGCCAGAAGTTATATAGGCTTTAGAACTGTACAAAGCTATTTAGGTAAAAACAGATAATCAAACAATAAATTAACAACCTCTGAAAATTAAAAATTCATTATGGCACAATCAAAATCAACAAAGAAATTATTCAATATGGCATACGGTATCGGTGCCTCAATTGTAATCATAGGAGCTTTATTTAAAATACAGCATATATCATATGGTCCTATAACAGGGGGCTTAATGTTAACCATCGGAATGGCCGTAGAAGCGCTGGTATTTTTTATCTCTGCTTTTGAATCGATAGAAGATGATCTGGACTGGACAAAAGTATATCCCGAATTAGCAAATTTGGATGAAGATTCCGAACCGAAGGATACACAAGGATTACTATCTCAAAAATTAGATAACTTGTTACAGGAAGCAAATATAGATTCCAAATTGATGGAAAAATTTGGAAATAGTATGAAAAACTTCCAGGGAGCAGCCGAAGGATTATTTTTTGCAGCCGAATCTATTACTGCTACAAATAAGTACAACGAACAAATGTCTTTGGCTGCAGTGCAAATGGAATCTTTAAACGGATTGTACCAGATACAAATGGAACATGCAAACAAGCAGGCCAAAGTAAATGATGTCATCATTGAAAATTCCGAAAGATTAAAAGAACAAATGGAATCTTTGGCAACAAACCTATCTTCATTAAACGGAGTGTACGGAGGAATGTTATCTGCTATGTCCAGCAAATAATTAGTCAATTAATTAAATAACGTAAAAACTAGTTATTATGGCAGGAGGAAAAATTTCCCCAAGACAGAAGATGATTAACTTGATGTATCTCATTTTTATTGCAATGTTAGCAATACATATGGATAAAAAAGTACTGTCATCTTTTGGTTTTATGAAAGAAAAAATTGAAGATGCCAATAATGCGAATACCGTAAATATTGATCATATCTTAACTTCTTTAGCAACAAAAGCGAACGATCAGCCCGAAAAGTTTACGCCATTGAATGATAAAGCTACTAAAATTCATAAACTCTCTCAAGACCTGTTTAACTTTTTAGAAGCTGTAAAAGATTCTATTCAAGTGGATATAGATGAGGAAGATAAGAAAGATTACGAATCCATGACATCTATAGATGTGTTGGATGTACTCTTTTTTAAAGGAGACGGGCTTACTGCGACAGGCCGGCAATTTGTAGACAATATCAATAATTACAGAGACAGTATACTGTCTGTCTTAGGAACTGATGGAAGCGAAGACCTGAAAATAAATATCAATAAACGGTTCAGCACAAACCCCGACAAATCAGATGACGGTAGAGATATTCCATGGATTATCAGCAGATACCAAGGCATGCCCTTGATTACTTCCGTGGCAAATATGACTCAAATTCAGGGAGATATTAAAAACACCGAAGTTGAAATATATACAAAGTTATTAGAAGGCCAGCTAGATATAGAAAGTAAATTCACAAGTAATAATTACGAAGGAATTGTAAGTTTGGACAAAACAGCTTATTTTTCCGGAGAGCGTGTGAGAGGGAGGGTTGTATTAGGAAGATATGATTCTACTTTAGTTGTAACCAGAGTCAAGTTAGGGAATCAAGATATTACCAATAATTTTAAGAACGGACAGGTATTTTTGGATATGCCTGCAGGAAATGTAGGAAATAATAAAACCTTTAAAGGTGTCATTACCTTTATGCAAGACGGAAAACCGGAAGACATCCCTTTTGAAAGTGCATTTTCCGTAATTGCCGAGCCCAACGATGCAATTGTTTCAGCCGATAAGATGAATGTGGTATATAGAGGTTTGGATAACCCTATATCTATTTCTGTGCCCGGTGTGGGGGATAATAGTATTACTCCCAATCCTACAGGAAATAGTAGATTAATCAAAACAGGCTTAGGGAAGTATATGTTAAGTCCGGGATCCGGAAATGAAGTTACCATTAATGTTTCCGCAAGATTGAGCAGTGGAAAAACGATTAATACCTCGAAAAAGTTTAGAATTAAAGATATTCCTACGGCGGCAGGAACTGTTAGAAACGATTTTGGAGTAGTGCCTATGCCAAAAACAAGTGTTAATAATGTAACTATTGGTGCGGAATTACCGGATTTTGTATTCGATTTACAATTAGATGTCCTAAGTTTCGTTGTTAAAGTACCGGGGCAGCTATCAGTGAGAGTTACGGGAAACAGGTTTAATGCGAAAGCTAAAAGAGAAATTGCAAAAGCAAGGAGAGGTGATGTCATTACTATTTATGATATCAAAGCCGTAGAAAGCAAGAAAAGAACCCCTATCAAAAAGGTGTTACCCGTAAGTATAGAAATTACAAATTAAGAGAAGTTTAAATTTTTAGTAGTATAATGAAGAAGCATATATATATAATAATGGTAAGCTTATTAACCACCGGTTATATAAGTGCACAAACCAATTTGTTAAATGCTACAACTGTAGATGAAATTGGTAAAAAAACAGAACAACAAATAGCGGCAGATAACGATGCTCCTTTACCATACGGGTATATCGATGACAGAGATGTGCTTTGGTCTAAAGTGATCTGGGAATATGTGGACTTAAACCAGAAAATTAACCTGCCGTTATATTTCCCTATAGATACTACTAATATTTCAAAAGACAGACGCTCCTTATTCGATACTTTGCTAAAAGGAATCAAAAGCGGAAAGATTGAAAATGTATATTCCGATTCTTTTTTTACATCCAAGCTCACTAAAAAAGATATCCGGGAGAAACTTGTCAACACAAGAACAAACGGAGATTATGTAGATACGTTTAATATCCAGACCAGAGATATTGAAGCATATATGATTAAAGGAATATGGTATTTTGATAAAAGACAGGGAGAACTCAAATATCGTTTGTTGGGGTTGGCTCCCATGGGAAAAGATGTACTTACGCTGGGAGTCCAGGAAATAGAAGATAACGAACTCTACGAATTGTTCTGGGTATTTTACCCGAATGCCAGAGAAATACTGCACGAAGCAAAAGTATTCAACCCAAAAAATTCTTCTATTCCCATTACATACGATCATCTGTTGAATGCAAGGAGATTTAATGGCGTTATCGTCAGAGAGCAAAATGTATACGGAAATAGAAAAATTGCCGAATACATCAGAGGAAATTCTTTATTTCAATTGTTAGAAGCTCAAAAAGTAAAAGACAATATCAGAAACAGAGAAATGGATATGTGGAATTACTGACTTTAATACAGTCGAAAAGTTAGAAAGTTGAAAGCCTCAGGTTAAAAACTAAAAAATAGAAGCATTTGTAAAAACAGGTGCTTTTTTATATAGTTGAAAATTGGGCGTAATTCAGTTTATCTTCTAATACCATTTCTGATTTAAAAATGCTCAAATAAAAAACAGCCATTTTTTAGCAAATTGAAAAAGTTTAAATGAGTTCAACTAAAAATATATTGGAAATACCAATCTCGTGATTGGAAAAGATATATTATTGTTCCAGAAATTCGATTGGAGGGGAAATGGTTGAAAGAACTTGGATTTGAAATCGGAAAAGAAATTGAAGCCGAGCAACAAAAGAATAAATTGATTATCACGTTGACGGACAAAAAGCAAGAAAAATAACTGGGCACATTAACTAAGCGTATGTTGCGCCGATAGGCCAGCAATATACGCCTTGTTAACTGATCCGTTCCGGTCAGCCCAAGCTATGGGTAAAACGATTTTTTTTGCGGATTTTATGTCTAGTAGTAGTCCGCTGTAGTGAAGCTATTTGTTTGGTGAAGTATTCTTAAATAGGCGATGCCAAGCATTTTAGTAGTTCTATTTTGTTTGGTAGTGCTAGTTTTGGGTCAAGCAAAAAAGTTGTGGGATTTAGATTTTTACGCATAAATTTTAGATAGTCTGAATAGGAAGAAAGGAACAGATCTTACGCCTCTAAATTGTAGTCTAAAAGTTTTTATTTTAGCATTAAAAGATTCAGCAGAAGCATTGGTACTTCTATTATCAAAGAAATTTAAGATGCTTCGATAATGACTTTGTATTGATCTAGCTACTGTTCCAAAACTTTTACTGAACTCTGATTTTTCTACCTTATCATACCATCTAGCTAGTTTTGTATATGCTACCGCCTTGTCTTTTGTCTTTTGATAAATCGTTGCCAGTTCTCTAGTAAGCTTATAAGCTCGTTCCAAGTTGGGGTATCTTTCAAAGAGTAATTCTGCTCTAAATTTTTGTTTGGCTGTCCATTTGTTAGGGGCTTTAAAGAGTAAATACCTACTTCTAGCTAGTAGTTGTTTGGGAGTATCTCCATTGTCAAGGATATTCGGTTTAA
This window of the Flavobacteriaceae bacterium genome carries:
- the gldN gene encoding gliding motility protein GldN, whose amino-acid sequence is MKKHIYIIMVSLLTTGYISAQTNLLNATTVDEIGKKTEQQIAADNDAPLPYGYIDDRDVLWSKVIWEYVDLNQKINLPLYFPIDTTNISKDRRSLFDTLLKGIKSGKIENVYSDSFFTSKLTKKDIREKLVNTRTNGDYVDTFNIQTRDIEAYMIKGIWYFDKRQGELKYRLLGLAPMGKDVLTLGVQEIEDNELYELFWVFYPNAREILHEAKVFNPKNSSIPITYDHLLNARRFNGVIVREQNVYGNRKIAEYIRGNSLFQLLEAQKVKDNIRNREMDMWNY
- a CDS encoding arginase, which produces MNFDFLTPVEETITTDVAPLNSQTVGSNITIHSAYNSTFEWDHAQIAILGVEENSNAEKTGNGKELHFIRACLYRLFIGKWTTKIADFGNIKKGNTASDTHFAVKEIIGSLLKKNIIPILIGGDQSLTFANYKAYDLIEQTVNLTTVDSMFDLGTLEDTLSSDNYLSKIIMQTPNNLFNYSNIGYQTYFNSQEEIALLKDLHFDIYRLGTSKNMELIESVLRDTDMVSIDIGCIRQSEAPAGNHASPNGFYGEEICAISKYAGISDKVSSFGIYEYNAALDTNHQTAHLIAQMIWYFIEGVNARAKDYPYCTKDNYQKFIVLFDDDDPIHFYKSDKTGRWWMEINLIKDNKYKRHALIPCTYQDYMEAMNQKIPERWYLAMRKMI
- the gldK gene encoding gliding motility lipoprotein GldK codes for the protein MKKIVLYILLAIFICSCGSNDRGELVGVKTKGQWFTEKPYGMTLIPAGSFTMGKQDEDIIGTLDAPARTVTVRAYYMDETEITNSEYKQFVFWVRDSVVRTKLALQSEFVSAGDSLSSGGIHDYAFKVIDTSGANAYNKYMFENYYEIGYDSLRPLSWENDIIWELSEYPDVDYVEVMDSLYIKKEESSNGIRIFNNKYLNYRYSWFDGASAARVKGDRKDFLKTEMLNIYPDTTVWVRDFNYSYNDPMHQDYFYHQAYADYPVVGVNWYQAKAFCNWRTKYKNDRIRGKKRTLPVSAFRLPTEAEWEYAARGGLEFAKYPWGGPTATSDRGCFLANFKPVRGNYAVDGALYTVEAKSYNANDFGLYNMAGNVAEWTNTAYNPSSYYLGSTINPNVEDIKNKRKIIRGGSWKDVAYFLEVASRDFEYADTARSYIGFRTVQSYLGKNR
- the gldL gene encoding gliding motility protein GldL: MAQSKSTKKLFNMAYGIGASIVIIGALFKIQHISYGPITGGLMLTIGMAVEALVFFISAFESIEDDLDWTKVYPELANLDEDSEPKDTQGLLSQKLDNLLQEANIDSKLMEKFGNSMKNFQGAAEGLFFAAESITATNKYNEQMSLAAVQMESLNGLYQIQMEHANKQAKVNDVIIENSERLKEQMESLATNLSSLNGVYGGMLSAMSSK
- a CDS encoding type I addiction module toxin, SymE family; this translates as MYWKYQSRDWKRYIIVPEIRLEGKWLKELGFEIGKEIEAEQQKNKLIITLTDKKQEK
- the gldM gene encoding gliding motility protein GldM, whose product is MAGGKISPRQKMINLMYLIFIAMLAIHMDKKVLSSFGFMKEKIEDANNANTVNIDHILTSLATKANDQPEKFTPLNDKATKIHKLSQDLFNFLEAVKDSIQVDIDEEDKKDYESMTSIDVLDVLFFKGDGLTATGRQFVDNINNYRDSILSVLGTDGSEDLKININKRFSTNPDKSDDGRDIPWIISRYQGMPLITSVANMTQIQGDIKNTEVEIYTKLLEGQLDIESKFTSNNYEGIVSLDKTAYFSGERVRGRVVLGRYDSTLVVTRVKLGNQDITNNFKNGQVFLDMPAGNVGNNKTFKGVITFMQDGKPEDIPFESAFSVIAEPNDAIVSADKMNVVYRGLDNPISISVPGVGDNSITPNPTGNSRLIKTGLGKYMLSPGSGNEVTINVSARLSSGKTINTSKKFRIKDIPTAAGTVRNDFGVVPMPKTSVNNVTIGAELPDFVFDLQLDVLSFVVKVPGQLSVRVTGNRFNAKAKREIAKARRGDVITIYDIKAVESKKRTPIKKVLPVSIEITN